The Bradysia coprophila strain Holo2 unplaced genomic scaffold, BU_Bcop_v1 contig_151, whole genome shotgun sequence genome contains a region encoding:
- the LOC119074960 gene encoding odorant receptor 67d-like isoform X1, with protein MTSKATKKSTEDEFEEYTHQLNGSPLNVPLDTGTRNPAKFTKTKVTTDSGFGISGTRLEQIHQSDQLRVTSEQESDEDMENYLIFERDLKIFGFFGDILGVDMEFDWKPGFLFCVSLFLIFVIVSQLTYTQYLHVVNKNYYRLLETLACYGITISMVIKIVLFLKSYKAMKALINSTIRVCKANGRGYRAAKIRDRLLYNSRFYMWTTIVVMASITIFLAYPTKAFLVDHELISLLPIEYIFVDLSTLYGFITANLISSLLGVFANVATAYAIQIIVSLILNYSIFVDMFEEDVKSLDEVCNRVSGATFTYRHSFLRNFCRIQQDMDAYVVEVKRVLDGYIYHYFIASYLGQIICLFQIVVSDWKSGYAIAYGMFLEMMFYCLMGTKISSETFEQNERIISALQKSNWYSYDVYSQKVFLTLWMASTNARELRIGPLAPLSVLSGTNVVKSIYTYFNILLEVV; from the exons ATGACTTCAAAG GCGACGAAGAAGTCTACGGAAGATGAGTTTGAGGAGTACACCCACCAGTTGAATGGTTCACCGTTGAACGTCCCTCTAGATACAGGAACGAGAAACCCAGCCAAATTCACTAAG ACCAAGGTAACGACGGATTCCGGATTCGGAATTAGTGGGACTAGGCTCGAACAAATTCATCAGTCGGACCAATTGAGAGTAACTTCTGAGCAGGAATCTGATGAAGACATGGAAAATTACTTGATCTTTGAACgggatttgaaaatttttggtttttttggtGATATATTGGGCGTTGATATGGAATTCGATTGGAAGCCTGGGTTTCTGTTTTGTGTCAGTTTGTTTCTCATTTTTGTGATTGTCTCTCAACTTACATACACACAATATCTGCACGTCGTAAATAAGAACTACTATAGGCTTTTGGAGACGTTGGCATGCTACGGCATCACGATATCG atggtgataaaaattgtgttattCCTCAAAAGTTACAAAGCAATGAAAGCACTGATCAATTCTACAATTAGGGTGTGTAAAGCGAATGGAAGGGGCTATCGAGCCGCTAAAATCCGAGACCGTTTGCTATACAATTCTCGATTCTACATGTGGACCACCATTGTTGTTATGGCATCAATTACCATTTTTCTCGCTTATCCAACCAAAGCTTTTCTTGTTGATCATGAACTCATTTCCTTACTGCCAatcgaatatatttttgtggacTTGTCAACATTGTATGGATTTATTACGGCAAACCTAATATCGTCGCTATTAGGAGTTTTTGCCAACGTTGCTACCGCGTACGCTATCCAAATAATTGTCTCATTAATTCTGAACTACTCCATATTCGTTGATATGTTTGAAGAAGATGTGAAGTCTTTAGATGAGGTATGTAACCGAGTATCAGGTGCAACTTTCACCTATCGACATTCATTCCTGAGAAACTTTTGTCGGATACAGCAAGACATGGATGC ATATGTGGTAGAAGTGAAGAGAGTCCTGGATGGTTACATTTACCATTATTTCATTGCTTCGTATTTAGGCCAAatcatttgtttgtttcaaattgttgtC AGTGATTGGAAAAGTGGTTACGCCATTGCATATGGTATGTTTTTGGAAATGATGTTCTATTGTCTAATGGGAACGAAGATATCATCTGAA ACTTTTGAACAGAATGAACGAATTATAAGTGCTCTACAAAAGTCAAATTGGTATTCATATGACGTGTACTcgcaaaaagtatttttgacCTTATGGATGGCTTCTACAAACGCCAGAGAATTGCGGATAGGTCCGTTGGCACCACTAAGCGTATTGAGTGGAACgaat GTTGTTAAGAGCATCTACACTTATTTCAATATATTGCTTGAAGTTGTTTAG
- the LOC119074960 gene encoding odorant receptor 67d-like isoform X2: protein MTSKATKKSTEDEFEEYTHQLNGSPLNVPLDTGTRNPAKFTKTKVTTDSGFGISGTRLEQIHQSDQLRVTSEQESDEDMENYLIFERDLKIFGFFGDILGVDMEFDWKPGFLFCVSLFLIFVIVSQLTYTQYLHVVNKNYYRLLETLACYGITISMVIKIVLFLKSYKAMKALINSTIRVCKANGRGYRAAKIRDRLLYNSRFYMWTTIVVMASITIFLAYPTKAFLVDHELISLLPIEYIFVDLSTLYGFITANLISSLLGVFANVATAYAIQIIVSLILNYSIFVDMFEEDVKSLDEVCNRVSGATFTYRHSFLRNFCRIQQDMDAYVVEVKRVLDGYIYHYFIASYLGQIICLFQIVVSDWKSGYAIAYGMFLEMMFYCLMGTKISSENERIISALQKSNWYSYDVYSQKVFLTLWMASTNARELRIGPLAPLSVLSGTNVVKSIYTYFNILLEVV from the exons ATGACTTCAAAG GCGACGAAGAAGTCTACGGAAGATGAGTTTGAGGAGTACACCCACCAGTTGAATGGTTCACCGTTGAACGTCCCTCTAGATACAGGAACGAGAAACCCAGCCAAATTCACTAAG ACCAAGGTAACGACGGATTCCGGATTCGGAATTAGTGGGACTAGGCTCGAACAAATTCATCAGTCGGACCAATTGAGAGTAACTTCTGAGCAGGAATCTGATGAAGACATGGAAAATTACTTGATCTTTGAACgggatttgaaaatttttggtttttttggtGATATATTGGGCGTTGATATGGAATTCGATTGGAAGCCTGGGTTTCTGTTTTGTGTCAGTTTGTTTCTCATTTTTGTGATTGTCTCTCAACTTACATACACACAATATCTGCACGTCGTAAATAAGAACTACTATAGGCTTTTGGAGACGTTGGCATGCTACGGCATCACGATATCG atggtgataaaaattgtgttattCCTCAAAAGTTACAAAGCAATGAAAGCACTGATCAATTCTACAATTAGGGTGTGTAAAGCGAATGGAAGGGGCTATCGAGCCGCTAAAATCCGAGACCGTTTGCTATACAATTCTCGATTCTACATGTGGACCACCATTGTTGTTATGGCATCAATTACCATTTTTCTCGCTTATCCAACCAAAGCTTTTCTTGTTGATCATGAACTCATTTCCTTACTGCCAatcgaatatatttttgtggacTTGTCAACATTGTATGGATTTATTACGGCAAACCTAATATCGTCGCTATTAGGAGTTTTTGCCAACGTTGCTACCGCGTACGCTATCCAAATAATTGTCTCATTAATTCTGAACTACTCCATATTCGTTGATATGTTTGAAGAAGATGTGAAGTCTTTAGATGAGGTATGTAACCGAGTATCAGGTGCAACTTTCACCTATCGACATTCATTCCTGAGAAACTTTTGTCGGATACAGCAAGACATGGATGC ATATGTGGTAGAAGTGAAGAGAGTCCTGGATGGTTACATTTACCATTATTTCATTGCTTCGTATTTAGGCCAAatcatttgtttgtttcaaattgttgtC AGTGATTGGAAAAGTGGTTACGCCATTGCATATGGTATGTTTTTGGAAATGATGTTCTATTGTCTAATGGGAACGAAGATATCATCTGAA AATGAACGAATTATAAGTGCTCTACAAAAGTCAAATTGGTATTCATATGACGTGTACTcgcaaaaagtatttttgacCTTATGGATGGCTTCTACAAACGCCAGAGAATTGCGGATAGGTCCGTTGGCACCACTAAGCGTATTGAGTGGAACgaat GTTGTTAAGAGCATCTACACTTATTTCAATATATTGCTTGAAGTTGTTTAG